The DNA sequence TTTCTGAGTCAAAGTATCAGTGTTTCAACACTCATTTGAGTCCTCTTGGTGGCACTGTTGAGTAAAAATTGCTGATACTGTTCTGAATGTTCATCTGTACAGGTTGATGCTAATCAAGAACAATGAAAATGGCactgaaactgaataaaatgttgaaattaaacACCGGTGTGCCTAACCATGTGTAAGGGCACTGGTTTCTGCTTCCACTGCTGCTAGATCTGAGTCTGCAGAACCAGGTCTGGACCCAGAAGGGGAGAGAACTCCAGGTCTGGCTGCGGACACGGGTCTGGAGCCAGTTTTTGGTCTGGAGCCCACAGATGACATGGGCCAGACACAGGAGAGGCTGGAAGAAGGACGTCTGGCAGAACTAGGTCTGCTGTAAGGGCACGCACTGTCTGCTATCTCCTCTACAAAGACAAAAGTCAGTTGctcattaaaaatacatctgtAATTAACCGTACTGGGTCGACTCATTCAATACAACTTATACATACACACCGTCCATGCTAGTGGTCAGAGAGGAGTTGCAATCTCTAATGGCGTTTATGACGATCTCCAAGTCTTCTCCCTCGGTGCTACAGCAACTCAGTATGTCCTCCTCCACCCTTTTACCATCTAGGTAACGCAGCTGAGGGACCAACTCCCTCACTGCTGCCCGGTAACTATAGTCTGCAATCTGGGTGGAAGAGAAACACAAGAGAAAGAGTGAATgtagaaaacacacagctaTCTTACAAAACAAGGAAGGGGTACAAAAAGGGAGAAGAAGCATGGAGCATAACACAATTAGTGGGCCATTACGATAGTTAAAAACTGTGACTCAGATATTTCATACTTGTTCAATGCTTGACATTGTTTTATCAAGTGGCCTTTTGTGTACAGTAAGCCATAACTGCATTATGCACTGCAGTTATTTAGGACTGCTTCTATTAACAAAACatcatttaatataaattttaaaactgGACGTCTCATTTCTGTGCTTGACATGGACTGACCTACTTAATTATGCTTTGACAGACACAGCAAAACCAGATCAATGCACTTGCAATctaaattctattctattatacACAAGTGCACAATATGGGGCctggatgaaaaaataaataaataaaattatttgtgACCCACTTTAAAAGAAAGTATTGATTTATATTGTTAACCAAGCTAATGATTTACTAGCAGTTTAAAGGCCGAATGATGCTAACTGTGTCTTTAGTTACTGGcatcacattaaaaatgttgcatattAACTAGCTTTCATAATGTCTTTTTGCATTCACCTTGCAATGCAGGTTAGTGCTACGAAGATCTTGCACTGAAGCCTGGTCTTTTAtcagcagagacagaaagagactccCGTAAATCACAGAGCTACTGAGCGATCAAATTAGAGCTCGGCACTCCTGGTCCTCACCGAACCCCACAGatgcagtgaaagaaaaaacagagtgAGTGGCTGGCAAGGaggaaacaaaagagaaaagaggaggagaataaGGCCTAAGTGAGAGGAAGtgagtggatgtgtgtgtgtgatggaaagagagagaaagaagagtgATAGTTTGGCAAGACAGCGAACCCAAGAACCCCTCAGTCACTACAAAGCGCAGGCCTAATGCATATTCAGCTCAGCATCTCCCTTCATTGCCCTAGTTTCCTAATTAATGCTCCGCTGGTGggtgtaaataaacacattcacaGTGGCCCAAAAAACTCACAGCTTAGTGCAGTGGAGATGCAGCTTGTACCGTACCATGTACCCAGCTACACTCTGCACCACTGAAATGGCCCATGGTGAATCATGCACCGGACTTTTACACTGAACTAATAGTGTACCGGCAAGTTTACAGAGAGACCACATAAGCACTGTAATGTAATAATAACACATTATCTCTGTGTCATGATGTCTCTCCACAGAGGAGTGAGTATAGAGTGTGGTTGTTATGCTTGACTAGTTAGATTCATCCTGCTCTCCCAGACTCCTCTCTGGTGTGTTGAAGATCCAGATGCAGAGTGCCGAGATCATACTGATATGTTTACATCTCAGCACACGCTAATTACATTTTCATGATTATCTGACAAAGGCATGAGGGCTGACGGCCTGCTAGCACAGGAGAGACCGTTAAATGATCAGGACCATTTGTAAGTTGGCTTTTACAACATCAGCTGAATACAACACTTCCTTTCCAGGAACTGTGCCCAGCTCATTGCTCAAGCTTTATTCAACTCCAACtgttctcagttttgttttatcatctGCCAGACTACTGTCAGTCTGAGCTTTGCACCACTTGCTAATGATTGGCTCAAGACGCATTGATCTAGGATTTTAGAAATATTCTACTGTCTACAATTGTGCTCAAAGTATGTTAATCTGAGTAAGAGCATCTGCTAAATGCCTAACACATTAGTTTTAGAACATATTAAAACACACATCATGTATCAATGCATTCCCATCCTTTCATCATGGTACAATTGTTGATCTGAAATAACTATTGGTCATATTTACAGCACAGGTGTGACTTTTGTGGCTAATTTTGGATATCAcagattaaaatacatttccacTAGAACAATGCTTACTTGTCAGATATCTGTCTGCTGATTCACAAAGGACAAACAAGGAGTTTGACAAGGACAGGCTCATAGGTCTTTTGAAGGAAAAGCTCACATTTGGATTTAAACATGATCTGTATTTCCTTATTCAAGTGGGCTCTTTTTAGGTAGATGATGACAAATGTACACTGCGCATCCAAAAAGAAAGTTGCACTCTCTGATATTTCactggaccacctttagctatGAGAatggcacacattcactgtagcatcgtttcaataagcttctaaAAAAgccacagcatttatttctgtccagagttgcactaattttctgccaagatcttgcactgatgatgggagagtcggaccgctgcgcaaagtcttctccagaacatcccaaagattctcaatggggctgaggtctggactatgtggaggccaatccacatgtgaaaatgatgtctcatgctccctgaaccactcattctcagtgtgagcctcatgaatcctggcattgtcatcttggaatatgctcgtgccatcagggaagaaaaaccccattgatggaaagacctggtatTTTTTAGTATActtaggtagtcagctgacctcattctttgggaacataacattgctgaacctgGACCTAACCAACTGcagcaaccccagatcataaccctgtCCCCAACAGATGTGTATGGTAAGCGCTAGGCATGaggagtgcatcacttcatctgcctctcttctttctgtgatgcgcccatcactttggaacagggcaaatctggactcatcagatcgcACGACcaaccacatttcttcctcgaagacgatggttcaccactatccttccaggttttaatgatgcattaGATGGTTCTAACccaattttagtagtttcagcaatctccttagttgttttctttgcttgatgcaggccaataatttgacccttctgaaacagattaacatcctttccatgacctcAGGATATCTCTTCCAACACGGTTGTTTAATAagtgagaagctcctcactgcatcagctagggttaaataagttgttgccagctgaaacatattcatcactgcagtaattatccaatacAATTATCCTATttacttagttaaatccaggtggtgattttttttggacaggcagtgtatatgtCTCAGTCTTAAACTATTAAGAACATTAGCAGAGAATTTTCCTACCTGAGTTGAGGTGGGGTTTGGGCGTAAACACACCGGGTTGCCCTCCAGTGTGAGTGTCCGGAGAGTGCTACACAAACCCAGATACTGAACCTGGACTAGGTCATCCACATCATTCCCTTCCAGATCTAACAGGTGCAGGTTCTCCAGCATGCCAACCTGACTCACGTCTGACACGTTGTTATAGGCCAAATACAGCTCCTGAAAACAGGGACAGAAatcacagagagcagagaatggaaaaaagaatattgaaaaaaatgaagagggGAAGGAAAGATGTGAATGAACAAATATCCAACTGAAATGCattaaacagaggagaagtAAAGAAGTAGGTAAGACAGAGGACATGTTAGACAGGTCACAatgtcagagagagagatatgGCATTTTCCCATATCACAGCTGAAACTGGGATTCTATGATCACAAGAACTCAGTAGTAGTAGTCAGACATTGTCACTATTTGCTGTGTAAGTATGGAAATAACGAAGAATAgaaatttggtcaaaaacaagaaagaagctATAAGCTCAATTCAAGAAATTCCCCCAAGAATGCCTGATTTTTATgtatatacacatttttaaccATTGAAAGATACATTTTCCTAAACTCTAGCCCCCATGGATTTTTACCCAGATCACTTGACTGAATTGCTGAACTATCTCCACTGAGCCATTTGTAACCTTTAAAGTCTACCTTAAGAGAACACAAAGTAGAAATGCCAGCTAGGTCTTGCAGGCAGCAGCGAGACATCCACAACACCTGCAGGTGGGAGAGGGTGGTTCCCAGGTCTCTAAGGAGACAAAATAGCACAAACTTGATTTAGAGGCAGGGAAGGGAGTTACACAACACTATGAATCATGGGAAAGGCTATCCATTCTCTTGGCCTTTGAAACTTCTTCCTCTCCCCCAGAATGCAGTCCTCTCCCTTGTTTCCCACTTGTCTCTACAGCTCAGGCCCTTCCAGAAGAGTCTCAGTGTATCTATGACCCTGTAACACCCTCTCCACTACAGCTCCCACAGCCCAGAGCAGGAAATGCTATCAGAGGCAGTGCACGTCCGGCTGGGTCTGCTCTGCTGCTCACAGGGTGGAGCAGACAGTTTGCTATCTTTCTGTTCATACTTGTTTATGCCTCAGCAGTTGCTCTGGTAACATTTTTCCACCTGTCTTCTTATAAGGGCAGTTTATATAGTGTATTGGTACATGTGTCTGATTTCTGATGTTTATTGCTTGTCTTTTACTTGCTTTTGATGACATAGCTGTGGCTACAATCAGACTGGTAGGACAAACAAGGAGAAACTGTCATTTTCCCTTGTCTTTCTCTAGGATTGTCCAAGTGGATGAACTTGAAAGCTGATATTCCACAAATCCCTCTACGTTCTATTGTGAGGCAGGTAGTTGAACCTGTTCTCCACATATATCTATTTCTAAGACAGTACTCAACGTCACATCTGCTGGTGTCTGCTTTGCAAGCTGCAACATGCATCTTCTATGTTTACATACTTTATTACAAGGCACTGTTGGGAAAACTTGGCTGAAGCAGAGCAGAGAACTACATCTACACTGCAACCTACACTTCTTAAGGGACACATCCCATGACTTTGACCTGCTATACTACCTCAAAGCACTGCCTTTTATAGATTTCCAAGACCACCGTGAACAGTATTTCCCATGTCTACTGAAGTTCAAATTACAAACCCTTTAGAGAAAAGACTTTGGTGTACTTGCTTGTTTCTAAACATATATGAACTAACTCATACAACGACAAGAAGCAAACATCAGTAGCACAAATTCAATTTTgttgaacacatttttcaatCTTGTCTTTGACTCTCTAGCATGTTCAGTTTCTTCGTTATCTGTGATCTTCCATTAGGTAATCTGCTTTAAAAGAATACGAACAAGGAAGAAAACAGAGAGGTGGTTTTTGTGTTACATAACTTACCTCACTGACATGATGACACTGTTGTTCATTTTGAGCTTCTCTAACTTGGGCAAGTAGGCACCTACAAGATAAACAGATAACCAAAGCCATGTCTCACTCTTTAGCCACCTGATTAATTTCCAAATTAGCTTACTCAGATGTTCGGCTTCAATTAGTTAAACGGAAGTGCTTACAGTGTCAGGGATATGACTCACACATGTATGGACAGTGATCTATTTTGCCTGTGCTCGTTGTGCAATCTAAGATTTTCTGAGGACCAAAGTGGCCATAGCCAACATTTTCCTCAGTCATGTTGCCCTGGCTGACATACCTGTCAAGAAATCTAGCATGGATATGTTTTCtacatctttgtttttctgctatCTCTTTCTGATTTGCGAATGTCTGTGGTATCATTATTATAGACAGGATAAAAATCATCttgtcagttttttaaatgtgcatataaatataataagaGTGACTGAGATTGTGTCCTTTGTCACATAGGAAACagcaaatagaaataaaaccaaTGCCAACTGCAAACAGTGAGCTGTAATGAGTACATATATAAACTTTAAATGTGTGCATAATGGTTTTAAATTTTAGATCATAATATATTTGTAAATGCCTCGGTGCATTGTATATCTTACCAAAGTTACCCAGTGTGCTTTCTTGGGTGTCTACGCAGACCTCCAGTGATGTTACATGAGAGAGATCCTGAGTTCCACACAGCGACTTCTGCAGAGGAAAGTAATTATCAATATATTAGCTGACCTGTACTGACATAATGAAGTGGACTGTGTCCTTACTCCACCCAGTTTCATCCTTCACTAGTTACAGTAGACATGCACTCGTGACTTTGATAAACAAATTATGTTCGGTGTATGATGTGAAATAACTCTGTCTGCAAATGTCACCTTTAAAAAGCAATCTGCCCAGTGTGTGCTTGCTTATCTCCAGTTACTGTTCATGGATTAGTGTATCAGGTATCAGACATATCATTCACACATTATATACCAGGCAAGACGCACTGAATAGATGTTTAATGTTGACATGTACAGTGCTATTCCACAACTCCAGCCTCTTTTAAATTATGCAATGAAAATGCCTCTGTCACTACTGTCAGATGCACAGATGTAAACATaacaaatatctaaaaacaaaaaaacagaggtTTGCACAAGCAAACAGCTACAGTATCCAGCACACAGAGTAAGCacacaaactagacaaaaacaaggagaaaataATGTGTCATTTACATGAAAACTGACTGTATTCAGAGGAATTTACCATCCTATCTGGGGAAAGGTGAAGCTCCTCTGCGGTTTCAGAGTCTTCAGAGAGTTTGGTGGCAGGAGTTGGGTTAATGTAGCCTGAACCACTCAGCTCAGTCACCAGAACTCGAGCTGTACCAGGCCGGAGCTCCGGGGACACAGACTCATGACAGCTATTCATTTTCCACGGTTAACTGAAATTAACAATATGAAGCATGGACATTTTGATTGAGAAAGATGAAATACTGAGTAGTAATCTTGAGCAATCTCTAGCTTATCTAGCTAGTGTTCAATTAGCTACACATTAGCTTAAAATAACTGAACAAGTTAAAAACTAGCGTTAACTTCTGTATTTAGATGTTGGCATTAGCTGGAGGCTAATTAACGCATATTTCACTCTACGCTAATTCTTCCAACTGAATAttatactgtaattttacatataaTTATCTATGTTTTACCTGGTGTAGAGTAGCCCCGTATAAAgatacagaaaatacatttacacacaggAATATACAGACTGAGAGCTTCCAAGCAAAAGTTTGCTTGACGACCACTGACCACTTCCTGGATACAGCACTAACAGACCCGGGGCTCCCTGGGATATGTAGTCCAAGCGTGGCAGTTAGCATTAAATGGAATGCTTTCAGTACAATTCTTAAAGGTTTTTAGTTTATGAAGCATTTAAATTAATAGTTATTCTGTCACGACTATTATCagaaattattgttattattattattattattattattatttttatttctgtctgtgtacAGTGATCTGGTGCTGCCTTCAAATGCTCGATGTAAATATCGCATCTGGAAATTCACGAGGTGTCTTTATtaataatatagaaaaatacGTCTGTAACTCCAATAATTGTAGTCATGACTGGTTATCTAAATTACAGACTTAACGATACAGAGCTACTTGTTGAAGCAGTGTCACAATATAGTCAAGGcataattaatgtttttttgtttgtttgtttagttttttacacaTTATTGCAATTTAGGGAACAATGAATTGGATTGCTAAGTTCAAACAAAGAGGGAAGATGGAAACATACTGCAGAATTTGCAACAACATATATACAGAGCTATGACTAATCAGCAGCCTTGAGCAATCACACTGAGCCTGACTGAAGTCATAACCCAGATAGTATTTCTGAGAATTTTATGATTGAACCACTTACATTGTGAGCTTTTCACGGTTATTATTTGATATTTGTtttaactaaacatttaaatatatagcTTCTTCAGTACCATGCTCCACCAACAATTGTGCGGAATACTTTTTCTATATTTGCAGAAAATGTATTACAagtgccatgtggtgtttggttttaggcggccatgttgatttaaggcctgaaaacagcaaaaaatgtcaactatgatacctgtcaactatgttacagtaagtcccacaattatatattgactcaaCTATGATCATATTTTATTGAGTAAATGATTACTAATGATTACCAAAGAAATGAGTAAAGAGTTAATCAGGAACTTCATGACTTATGAATACTGACTCACTTTACAGTAAGGGGCACAATATTTTGTATCGTTATCAAGGAACAAATACGGTCTTATCTTAACACTTCACTTCACACTTATAACTGACTGTTAAGAACAACTTCTCTAATGATTCCTAATGGAGAGCTACATGGCATATAATGATggaaactgaacttgttttaccTTTAATCTACTGTTAGGTATTATAACTTGCAACAGAAAGATATTCACCTGGTAACTACCTACTGAAAACGGTGGGGTTGCCATGTTTCCGAGCGGCCCCTGAAGGCAGCAGTAACATGCATGGTAACCGGGGCGGATCTATGTTTGATAGAAGCTGGGCGTGGGCTCCTCCACTCCTCATCCCCTCCGCTCTCTGGAAAGCACATTGTTCAACGCGGGCTCATTGCAAGCCAGCACCAATGAATGCCTCGGTGCATTTTTAGTTCCTgagaattaaaaaagaaaacaacacttttCTGACAGAGACATAAACGAGGCAGACACCTGAAGacggagggaggaaggaaggagacCGAGgaacattttgtaattttttttgcctcctgATTACAGCTCGAGAAGCAACAGAaattgaaagatttttttcttctctcagctctctgtctgtctcttcctcTCCGGTGGACGAAAAACGTCGCTCTTGTCGCTAATTAGACCTCTGCTTGTTGTAAGTATGCAGTGCACATTCCTGTGTCAGAAATACGTCGGCAGtgaggcttttttttctgtatttttggacCCCGCTGGAGACTGCGGTCCACAGTTGTTAGCTAGCTATCACAACATTTTATGTTAGCTTATCTAAACAGCTCAAACTCAAGCTTTCCTCCCTACATAGTGAAGAATGAGCAATTTTAGCTACGCGTTTTGTAATATAATTTAGATAAAGCAGTCTCTCTTGAAACTTGACGGGATAACATTTCCCCCCCTTTTTAGctcactttaaaaaagaaaccaatGACATTTAAATGGGTTTAACTGTAATTCACTTTCAGCCTCCAGTAAATGGGtagacagtttttttgttgtgtttttttcagtgtgaggGTTTTTGCTGGTGCCTTCAGTGGCCACACAGACAAGTAGGGTGACGCCCCGTCACACTGACTAAAAACTGAATGTATCACTGCGGAAGTGAGATTCCATTACAGGACATTTATACACACATGACATGGGGTAAATTCTGCTCTCAAATCTGTTCAAGCTGTTTAGTAAGTTGAAAAGGAAGAGAGATGACCGAGGCAGCACTAATGTATATTTGGCTGACACTCAAAGTGAGACCATAAGAACTCTAAGGGAACCATTATCAACCCAAAACTGACTCAAATCCTCGTTCAAATTTGTTGTGTTCAGCTTTTAAAGTAGCAGCACACATTTAAGCTAGTGGTTTATTAGAAAACAAAGCACGGCAGGtttcaattttggcttttttttttgcatgtaattgctctcatttttatcatctcTGCTGCTCCCCAAAGCATCATATTAGTAGAACAACTGTATATGTTATGTTTATTCATTGTCATATagatcagaggtgtcaaactcattttagttcagcccaatttaatctcaagtgggccggaccagtaaaatcagagcataataacctataaataaccacaactccaaattttcctttgttttagtgcaaaaaagtacattctgaatatattcacatttaaggaactatcttttgtacaaaacattatgaacaaactgaaatttgttcagaaaaataaattacatttcaacaatagtatgcctcagtttatcatttacacattacaacttacagatcacagtggatCTACAAAGGTgcaaacatttagtcacaggcatctggaactgaatgatatagtattttaaagacaaagacataacaaaatattacaaaaatgagacacaaaacgacaaaagcgagaaacaaaatgacaaaaaatgagacaaatggcacgaaacaaaacaaaagagaaaaaaaaatagataaaaagttccagtgacaaaaaaaatggacaaacgagacaaaaaatgacaaaagcgtgaaacaaaatgacaaaaacgatacacaaagcgacaaaaacgtatgacaaatgataaaaaatctgacaaaaaaagacataaaaaacaagacaaaatattacaaaaatgagacataaaatgataaaagagcAATGAAcattatagtattttactttatgatctaaacgACTTGTCATGGtccaataattatttaaaatttctagttttacaaatttacaaattggaGTTAATGacttctctgtagtttttacactttacaaagccATCCCCCTGATATAGATTGATTATGAGCATTAGATTGCTATGATGAAGTCCTGAGTCGGTGTCTGTAGAGTTGAGGAGAGAATTCGGGCAGCTGGATAACAGCTGGAGGTCGTCCAGTGACGGAGGTGTGATGTTGATGTGTTGTCCCTTTTCTCTGCACAGCTGTAGCCGGGATGCTGCCAAGCCGCATGCCAGAATAAGTGTGACTCTTATAAAAACCACGCTCTTACAAATGACAGCTTATCCTGCTGCGTTCAGTCTGTAGGGTTTTGCTTTAAGATTTGAAGCTTAGGATGGATAGATTTTTGTGCATTAAACAAACTCCTGActtgatgttgtttttgtgatttatttattaggTTAGTAATTCTAAATGAGGTTAGTGTGAATGATTTTACTTGTGAAAGCTCACTTGGAAGAATCTTCTGCCAGCTTTGCATATGTGACATTGTCTCGCAAACTAAAACAACTGAACAGTCCTTATGAGTTTTAGGGTGTTTGGTGCCTGATGATTAGTCTCTTCTGACTGGCAACCCTTTGTGTGGAGGTCAGCTGGACCttttcatctctgctgctgcctccaccTTCTCACCCTGACCAGCAAGCTAGAAGGGAGACCCAGTAAGGAAAAGGTCACTTGGATTCCATTGCTAAGTGCAGCTTGTTTAAGCTGCACGCAGATGCAAAAAGACtttatataaatgtttttctaaGGGAGGAAATGTTTATTAGGAGGATTTTTACTTACGATTAAAATGATACTGTTCTTTCATTCAAGTTTTAGTACTTTCTTTGGCTTCCAACTCAAGAGGAACGGTTGGTCCTGTTTTCAGTGTGGTCTAATCAACTAGATTTGTCCTTGAAGTGATAGATTTCATAAGACTTGACTCAAGTTCTGCCTTATTGTGTTTCATTGACGTCACAGAGCAGAGTAGTGATTCCTCAGCTGCTGGTCAACATTTATGTTTGGATGCTGTTTAGGAGGATGATGTCATTGGAGAGCAGTGGGAGGGTGTGGTGGGCTATCGAGGCTTTAGGATGGGTCTTGGAGTTTCAGTGTTCGACCGTGATACCTCCCTAGAGAGGGTCTCCTTACCATCAttactccattaaaaatctattATCTCTGCAGTGGGCTTGTGGCTCTGCCAGTATGGATTCTTTAACCAATTAAGCACTTTAATGGAGAGCAGAATGCACGATCAGGAAGACGGTTATCCGTGTTACCTACTGTTTTGCATCGTGTGTCTTGAAGTGATGGAAATGATTTGCAGGTTTGCAGGGCTCGTAGAAAAAGTAAAGAGCGTTTATCGATTTACTTTGTTCGAGCCAAGAATTAGCGAGGGAAAAGCTTGGATTTAGAGAATTTTAATTATTGAtatctttatgtatttttcagtttGCAGGTCGACCCTTCTctcctgtgtttgttttgcccTTGGCAGATAGTCAGAGTAGCCCTCAGCCACTCTCCTCCTACCACCCCTATTGCTGCTCTGTGCTTGCACCCTCCGTAAGCTGTCATGTAAGATTATCCTCTTGGTCCAGGCGAGGCTCTAGGGTTTCAAAACGAACTGTTAATTTCCCAGGCTGGAGGTGGCATGCTATAAATAATCCTAAATGCAAACATGCTGTTTAGTGGTCCTTGATCGAATAGGGAGCAGCTCTGGAAAGATTTTAGGGACTTTGGAATAGAACAGGTCACCACTTAGCAGATAACGCTGCGGTTGTAGGCCGTCTGAAAGTGAAAGCTGAAAAATTACTGTTTTCTCGAAAACCTGGCCACTGTGTCACCTCATCACGCTTGTAAGGTGTACTAGTATTATTACTATTAGAACTGCACAGGTTAACCATGCACTGGACTCAGAAAATCAGAATTGCAGCAGCGAATATGAGGCTGCTATAGGGGCAAGATACCCATCTGTGTGCACAGAATAGAAAACTTTGACAAGAAGTTCTTATGCTTGGTCCCTACGTGTGGGTGAAATATGGAAAACCATTGATGCTAGCATTGATGACTGAAACCTCCTGAGGCTGTGTCCTCATACGTCCTCTCTATCTACACAGAGACCAGCTCGGCATGAGCCCCCACTGACAACAAGTGGCTCTAAGAACACGACAGTCTATCAATGATTAATTTTGCTATTCATCTCCATATGTAAGTGTGGATTATTAATCAGTCGCTGACATGGCCTAGTTTGAGAGAAGATGGCACGGCTGTCTGCTTTCCTTCCTCCAGCCTCCCAGTAGCGGGCGCGGGTGTGTTGAATTTGCGTTTTAGACTGTATTTGGCAGGTGT is a window from the Amphiprion ocellaris isolate individual 3 ecotype Okinawa chromosome 3, ASM2253959v1, whole genome shotgun sequence genome containing:
- the lrrc56 gene encoding leucine-rich repeat-containing protein 56 isoform X1, producing MNSCHESVSPELRPGTARVLVTELSGSGYINPTPATKLSEDSETAEELHLSPDRMKSLCGTQDLSHVTSLEVCVDTQESTLGNFGAYLPKLEKLKMNNSVIMSVRDLGTTLSHLQVLWMSRCCLQDLAGISTLCSLKELYLAYNNVSDVSQVGMLENLHLLDLEGNDVDDLVQVQYLGLCSTLRTLTLEGNPVCLRPNPTSTQIADYSYRAAVRELVPQLRYLDGKRVEEDILSCCSTEGEDLEIVINAIRDCNSSLTTSMDEEIADSACPYSRPSSARRPSSSLSCVWPMSSVGSRPKTGSRPVSAARPGVLSPSGSRPGSADSDLAAVEAETSALTHGAGKILFCGNPVQAIRARREKLKTAPTRSTFTPRDLPIHVPEHTYDLEEPDLRERVNVFAQLRAWREQHSSRIQAIERERRPQVLAIQHDDDDDDERDDDDDEEKEGFGGMRSDSSDEELGEDKQCDSLDAASPDSSFKSFSPDLHHREAFSPVVAQLSSSSDTPLSPSPPLSATAATGKRTLSQIRARRLRLSQANSENVPDFSRVACESGPGTTPADADLILHRVQQMTRTKVPVLPQSGHVLHPPPTSVPDEGLIDSCEDMDLSSVQLRLHKHKMSKILDRPAITHPHTARAALQKHHQHHILQPSRGRSQPD
- the lrrc56 gene encoding leucine-rich repeat-containing protein 56 isoform X2 — its product is MNSCHESVSPELRPGTARVLVTELSGSGYINPTPATKLSEDSETAEELHLSPDRMKSLCGTQDLSHVTSLEVCVDTQESTLGNFGAYLPKLEKLKMNNSVIMSVRDLGTTLSHLQVLWMSRCCLQDLAGISTLCSLKELYLAYNNVSDVSQVGMLENLHLLDLEGNDVDDLVQVQYLGLCSTLRTLTLEGNPVCLRPNPTSTQIADYSYRAAVRELVPQLRYLDGKRVEEDILSCCSTEGEDLEIVINAIRDCNSSLTTSMDEEIADSACPYSRPSSARRPSSSLSCVWPMSSVGSRPKTGSRPVSAARPGVLSPSGSRPGSADSDLAAVEAETSALTHGAGKILFCGNPVQAIRARREKLKTAPTRSTFTPRDLPIHVPEHTYDLEEPDLRERVNVFAQLRAWREQHSSRIQAIERERRPQVLAIQHDDDDDDERDDDDDEEKEGFGDLHHREAFSPVVAQLSSSSDTPLSPSPPLSATAATGKRTLSQIRARRLRLSQANSENVPDFSRVACESGPGTTPADADLILHRVQQMTRTKVPVLPQSGHVLHPPPTSVPDEGLIDSCEDMDLSSVQLRLHKHKMSKILDRPAITHPHTARAALQKHHQHHILQPSRGRSQPD